A portion of the Pectobacterium brasiliense genome contains these proteins:
- a CDS encoding colicin-like bacteriocin tRNase domain-containing protein yields the protein MIKYRLYAPNDGDTMTVDGGGGWDSPANDDRKGGNDRNNDKGGSAVDFSKNPEKQAIVNPYLAVAIPMQVYPLYGKLGFTINTAAIETELANVRAAINTKLAALSAVIGRSLPVVGRVFGVTAAGMWPSSTAPSSLDSIYNQAHQQALAQLAAQQGVLNKGYNVTAMPAGFVSSLPVSEIKSLPTAPASLLAQSVINTELSQRQLALTQPTTNAPVANIPVVKAEKTAVPGVYSAKIIAGEPAFQIKVDNTKPALAQNPPKVKDDIQVSSFLSSPVADTHHAFIDFGSDHEPVYVSLSKIVTAEEEKKQVEEAKRRDQEWLLRHPVAAAERKLTEIRQVLSFAQQLKESSTETISEKTKTVAVYQEQVNTAAKNRDNFYNQNRGLLSAGITGGPGYPIYLALWQDMNNLHQAYFRVNNALEQDSQVLNQARSDLAKAEQLLAENNRLQVETERTLAEEKEIKRNRVNVSTFGTVQTQLSTLLSAFYAATSGTTASISQNVPSGALASFSYNPQGMIGSGKIIGKDVDILFSIPVKDIPGYKSPTNLDDLAKKNGSLDLPIRLAFSDGNGERVLRAFKAGSLRIPSSVRGVAGSYDKNTGIFSAEIDGVPSRLVLENPAFPPTGNVGNTGNIAPDYKALLNTGVDVKPVDKITVTVTPVAEPVEFDDYIIWTPTADGSGVEPIYVVFNDPLDSDRFTRKQLDKKYLKHAKDFDIVDTRKNSETLTKFRDAIITHLEGKETFEKGTYLLVKDSRVFFNPKTNNVVVMDKDNKFISGWKLDVDSQQYKNYVNNGVLR from the coding sequence ATGATTAAGTACCGTTTATATGCTCCAAACGATGGAGATACAATGACCGTTGATGGTGGCGGTGGTTGGGATTCACCGGCGAACGATGACCGCAAGGGGGGTAATGACAGGAACAATGATAAAGGTGGCTCTGCCGTTGATTTTAGTAAAAACCCAGAAAAGCAAGCTATCGTAAATCCTTATTTGGCAGTCGCTATACCGATGCAGGTTTATCCTCTTTATGGAAAGCTAGGGTTCACAATAAATACGGCGGCAATTGAGACTGAACTCGCAAATGTCAGAGCAGCAATTAACACTAAACTTGCAGCACTCAGTGCAGTGATTGGCAGATCACTTCCGGTCGTTGGGCGGGTATTTGGTGTTACTGCCGCCGGAATGTGGCCCTCTAGTACCGCTCCCAGTAGTCTCGATTCTATATACAATCAAGCACATCAGCAGGCTTTAGCCCAGTTAGCTGCTCAACAGGGAGTATTAAATAAAGGGTATAACGTTACAGCAATGCCTGCAGGTTTCGTCAGCAGTTTGCCTGTCAGTGAAATCAAATCATTGCCAACAGCTCCCGCCAGTTTACTGGCACAAAGTGTGATTAATACCGAACTTTCCCAGCGTCAACTGGCTCTTACTCAGCCCACGACGAATGCACCAGTCGCGAATATTCCCGTGGTTAAAGCGGAGAAAACGGCAGTACCTGGCGTGTATTCGGCGAAAATTATTGCTGGTGAGCCTGCATTCCAAATCAAAGTCGATAATACCAAACCAGCTTTGGCACAGAATCCGCCGAAAGTAAAAGATGATATTCAGGTATCTTCTTTCCTTTCCTCGCCGGTAGCTGATACGCATCATGCATTTATTGATTTTGGCAGCGATCATGAACCTGTGTACGTGTCTCTTTCAAAAATTGTCACCGCCGAGGAAGAGAAAAAGCAGGTTGAAGAAGCTAAACGCCGTGATCAGGAGTGGTTGTTGCGACATCCTGTTGCAGCGGCAGAGCGAAAATTAACTGAAATCCGTCAAGTGCTCTCTTTTGCTCAACAGCTTAAAGAAAGCTCTACGGAAACCATTTCCGAAAAAACCAAAACTGTTGCGGTTTACCAAGAACAGGTGAATACAGCTGCGAAAAATCGCGACAATTTTTATAATCAAAATAGGGGACTGTTAAGTGCAGGTATAACTGGAGGGCCGGGATATCCTATTTATCTTGCTTTATGGCAGGATATGAATAATTTGCATCAGGCGTATTTCAGGGTAAACAATGCATTGGAACAGGATAGTCAAGTTCTGAACCAGGCTCGTTCTGATCTGGCTAAGGCTGAGCAATTGCTTGCTGAGAATAATCGGCTTCAGGTTGAAACGGAGCGAACGCTTGCCGAAGAAAAAGAAATAAAACGCAACAGGGTTAATGTATCAACATTTGGCACAGTGCAAACTCAACTTAGTACACTGTTGTCAGCATTTTATGCTGCTACATCTGGAACTACTGCATCTATTTCCCAAAATGTTCCTTCTGGGGCATTAGCCTCTTTTTCATATAATCCACAAGGGATGATTGGCAGCGGTAAGATTATTGGGAAGGATGTCGATATTTTATTTTCCATCCCAGTAAAAGACATTCCGGGATATAAATCTCCTACTAACTTGGACGATTTAGCCAAGAAAAATGGAAGTCTGGATCTTCCCATTCGTCTGGCATTTTCTGATGGGAATGGAGAAAGGGTTCTTCGGGCATTCAAAGCGGGTAGTCTGCGAATCCCTTCGAGTGTCAGAGGTGTAGCGGGGAGTTATGACAAAAATACGGGTATTTTTAGCGCAGAAATTGATGGTGTTCCATCTCGCCTTGTACTGGAAAACCCAGCGTTTCCTCCGACCGGAAATGTCGGTAATACGGGTAATATTGCACCTGACTATAAAGCATTACTGAATACTGGTGTTGATGTTAAACCTGTTGATAAAATCACAGTTACGGTAACACCAGTTGCAGAGCCGGTGGAGTTCGATGATTATATCATCTGGACACCGACAGCAGATGGCAGCGGAGTTGAACCGATTTATGTGGTGTTTAACGATCCCTTGGATTCAGATCGGTTTACTCGTAAGCAACTGGACAAAAAGTATCTTAAACATGCCAAAGATTTTGATATTGTTGATACCAGAAAAAATAGTGAAACACTGACTAAATTTAGAGATGCAATTATTACACACTTAGAGGGAAAAGAAACTTTTGAAAAAGGGACATATCTACTTGTGAAGGATTCAAGGGTTTTCTTTAACCCGAAGACGAATAATGTTGTTGTCATGGATAAGGATAATAAATTTATTTCCGGTTGGAAGTTGGATGTTGATTCTCAGCAGTATAAAAACTACGTTAATAATGGGGTGTTAAGATGA
- the ttcA gene encoding tRNA 2-thiocytidine(32) synthetase TtcA, translating to MLENQQINQKQQYNLNKLQKRLRRNVGEAIADFNMIEEGDRIMVCLSGGKDSFTMLEILRNLQQSAPINFSLVAVNLDQKQPGFPEHVLPQYLDSIGVEYKIVEENTYGIVKDKIPEGKTTCSLCSRLRRGILYRTATELGATKIALGHHRDDILQTLFLNMFYGGKLKGMPPKLMSDDGKHIVIRPLAYCREKDIERFAEARQYPIIPCNLCGSQPNLQRQVIKDMLRDWDKRYPGRIETMFSAMQNVVPSHLADHALFDFKGIRHGSDVVDGGDLAFDREELPLQPVGWQPEDDDDVPSVTRLDVLEIK from the coding sequence ATGTTAGAAAATCAACAAATTAACCAAAAACAGCAATACAATCTCAACAAATTGCAAAAGCGCCTGCGGCGTAACGTCGGCGAAGCTATCGCTGATTTCAATATGATCGAAGAAGGCGACCGCATCATGGTGTGCCTGTCCGGCGGGAAAGATAGCTTCACCATGCTGGAAATTCTGCGCAATCTGCAACAGAGTGCGCCGATTAACTTTTCTCTGGTTGCGGTGAATCTGGATCAGAAGCAGCCGGGGTTCCCGGAGCACGTTCTGCCGCAATACCTTGATAGCATTGGCGTGGAATACAAGATCGTCGAAGAAAATACCTACGGGATTGTGAAAGACAAGATTCCAGAAGGGAAAACCACCTGCTCACTGTGTTCACGCCTGCGCCGCGGGATTCTGTATCGTACCGCGACGGAGCTCGGCGCAACAAAAATCGCCTTGGGTCACCACCGCGACGATATCCTGCAAACGCTATTCCTGAATATGTTCTACGGCGGGAAACTGAAAGGCATGCCGCCGAAGCTGATGAGCGACGACGGTAAGCATATCGTCATCCGCCCTCTCGCCTACTGCCGTGAAAAAGATATCGAACGCTTTGCTGAAGCCCGTCAATATCCGATTATTCCGTGCAACCTGTGCGGGTCGCAGCCAAATCTGCAACGTCAGGTGATTAAAGACATGCTGCGCGACTGGGACAAACGCTATCCTGGCCGCATTGAGACCATGTTCAGCGCCATGCAGAACGTTGTGCCTTCTCATCTTGCCGATCATGCGCTGTTCGATTTTAAAGGTATTCGTCACGGTAGCGACGTGGTGGACGGTGGCGATCTGGCTTTTGACCGTGAAGAACTGCCGTTGCAGCCCGTTGGCTGGCAGCCGGAAGATGACGACGACGTGCCATCAGTGACCCGCCTTGACGTGCTGGAAATAAAATAA
- the zntB gene encoding zinc transporter ZntB — translation MESLAGKELQHSGAVHAYQLDGKGGVTPIGEQDVVNSEKPCWLHLDSTLPASVRWLNKTMLVPDSVRNALAGESVRPRVTRLGEGTLITLRSINLNANARPDQLVAVRVFITDKLIISTRRRKILAIDEILTDLKEGNGPTDSGSWLVSIAESLTDHTSEFIDDLHEKIIDLEEDLLEQKIPPRGELALIRKQLIVLRRYMTPQRDVFSRISGEKLPWMQDDDRRRMQEIADRLGRGLEDLDASIARTTVLSDEITALMTEAMNRRTYTMSLLAMVFLPTTFLTGLFGVNLGGIPGGDAPFGFFTFCLMLVILVGGVAWWLKRSKWL, via the coding sequence GTGGAATCCTTGGCAGGAAAAGAGTTGCAACACAGCGGTGCGGTTCATGCGTATCAGTTGGATGGAAAGGGGGGCGTGACTCCGATTGGTGAGCAGGATGTGGTTAACAGCGAGAAACCCTGCTGGTTACATCTGGATTCAACCTTGCCTGCCAGCGTGCGCTGGTTGAATAAAACAATGCTGGTGCCGGATAGCGTACGCAATGCGTTGGCGGGGGAAAGCGTTCGTCCCAGAGTCACGCGTTTGGGTGAAGGTACACTGATCACGCTGCGCAGCATTAACCTAAATGCCAATGCGCGGCCGGATCAACTGGTGGCCGTTCGGGTATTCATTACCGACAAACTGATTATTTCTACCCGACGCCGTAAGATTCTGGCTATCGACGAGATTCTCACCGACCTGAAAGAAGGCAATGGCCCGACGGATAGCGGAAGCTGGCTGGTCTCTATCGCGGAATCGTTGACCGATCATACCAGCGAGTTTATTGATGATTTGCATGAGAAAATCATCGATCTGGAAGAGGATTTGCTGGAGCAAAAAATTCCGCCGCGTGGCGAGCTGGCGCTGATTCGTAAACAGCTTATCGTATTACGTCGCTATATGACGCCACAGCGCGATGTATTCTCGCGGATTTCCGGCGAGAAACTGCCCTGGATGCAGGATGACGATCGCCGCAGAATGCAGGAAATTGCCGATCGATTAGGGCGCGGGCTGGAGGATTTGGATGCCAGTATTGCGCGCACCACGGTACTGTCGGATGAAATCACCGCGTTGATGACCGAAGCGATGAACCGCCGTACCTATACGATGTCGCTTTTGGCGATGGTTTTCCTGCCGACGACGTTCTTAACCGGCTTATTTGGCGTCAACTTAGGGGGAATTCCCGGCGGCGATGCACCGTTTGGTTTTTTCACGTTCTGCCTGATGTTGGTGATATTGGTAGGCGGCGTTGCATGGTGGTTAAAACGCAGTAAATGGCTATAA
- a CDS encoding peptide ABC transporter substrate-binding protein: MHYGYSAFYAALMAAMTGNAVAAQVPAGTVLAEKQEIVRHIKDEPASLDPIKAVGLPEAQVARDLFEGLVNQDAKGNLVPGVALRWQTTDNRTFIFTLRDNARWSNGEPVTAKDFVYSWRRLVNPENSSPFAWFARLAGIQNAEQILAGKLPVDQLGVTAVNDHTLKVQLSKPVPYFVSLTANFSLFPVHQATIEKFGNDWTKPGNLIGNGAFKLDQRVVNEKLVLTQNPYYWDNAHTRLTKVTFVPINQESNATKRYLSGDIDITESFPKNLYQKLLKDLPGQVYTPDQLGTYYYAFNTQRAPTNDVRVRKALSYAIDRKVIAEKVLGTGEKPAWHFTPDVTAGFKPTESLLQQYSQDELDAQAKALMAAAGYGPNNPLKLSLLYNTSESHQKIAIAVASMWKKTLGVDVRLSNQEWQTYIDSRNSGNFDVVRASWVGDYNEPSTFLSLLASHHSGNIARFKNANYDRVLDEAGNQTNPQALNADYNRAEQILMDEAPIAPIYQYTNGRLIKPWVKGYPITNPEDVAYSHMLYIEKH; this comes from the coding sequence ATGCACTATGGATATTCTGCATTTTATGCCGCGTTGATGGCGGCCATGACGGGCAATGCCGTCGCGGCGCAGGTTCCGGCGGGAACGGTTCTGGCTGAGAAGCAAGAAATCGTTCGTCACATTAAAGATGAACCCGCTTCTCTCGATCCGATAAAAGCGGTAGGGTTGCCCGAAGCTCAGGTGGCACGCGATCTGTTTGAAGGGCTGGTCAATCAGGACGCGAAAGGGAACCTGGTCCCGGGTGTAGCGCTGCGCTGGCAGACGACCGATAACCGCACGTTTATCTTTACCCTGCGTGATAATGCCCGCTGGTCTAACGGTGAACCCGTTACGGCAAAGGATTTTGTCTACAGCTGGCGTCGCTTGGTCAACCCTGAAAACAGCTCGCCGTTCGCCTGGTTTGCTCGACTGGCGGGGATTCAGAATGCCGAGCAGATTCTCGCGGGCAAGCTGCCCGTCGATCAGCTTGGCGTGACGGCCGTCAATGATCACACGCTGAAAGTGCAGCTCAGCAAGCCCGTACCTTATTTTGTCAGCCTGACGGCAAATTTCAGCCTGTTCCCGGTGCATCAGGCCACGATAGAAAAATTCGGCAACGACTGGACGAAACCGGGCAATCTGATTGGCAATGGCGCGTTTAAGCTGGATCAGCGCGTCGTCAATGAGAAGCTGGTGCTCACGCAGAATCCATATTATTGGGATAACGCCCACACGCGCCTGACAAAGGTGACCTTTGTTCCGATCAATCAGGAATCGAACGCGACGAAGCGCTACCTGTCTGGGGATATCGATATCACTGAGTCGTTTCCTAAAAACCTGTACCAGAAGCTGCTGAAAGACTTGCCCGGCCAGGTTTATACGCCAGATCAGCTTGGCACCTATTATTACGCGTTTAACACGCAGCGTGCGCCGACCAATGACGTACGAGTGCGAAAAGCGCTGTCTTACGCCATCGATCGTAAAGTGATTGCGGAAAAAGTATTGGGCACGGGGGAAAAGCCGGCCTGGCACTTTACGCCGGATGTCACCGCGGGCTTCAAACCGACGGAAAGCCTGTTGCAGCAGTATTCTCAGGATGAACTGGACGCGCAGGCAAAAGCGCTGATGGCAGCGGCGGGTTACGGCCCCAATAATCCGCTGAAATTATCGCTGCTGTACAACACGTCGGAAAGCCACCAGAAGATCGCGATTGCCGTGGCCTCCATGTGGAAGAAGACATTGGGCGTAGACGTGCGTCTGTCCAACCAAGAGTGGCAAACCTATATCGACAGCCGCAACAGCGGCAATTTTGATGTCGTGCGAGCGTCCTGGGTCGGTGACTACAACGAACCATCGACATTCCTTTCGTTGCTGGCGTCGCACCACAGCGGGAATATCGCGCGCTTTAAAAATGCGAATTACGATCGTGTCCTGGATGAAGCGGGTAATCAGACTAACCCGCAGGCGTTGAATGCGGACTACAACCGGGCAGAGCAGATTTTGATGGATGAAGCACCGATTGCGCCGATCTATCAATACACCAACGGGCGCTTGATCAAACCGTGGGTGAAGGGCTATCCGATTACTAACCCGGAAGACGTGGCATACAGCCACATGCTTTACATCGAAAAGCATTAA
- the mpaA gene encoding murein tripeptide amidase MpaA, whose product MENPIIPLQARQQRGNLPSLGEPYGKSLLGAPLLYFPAELAPSESGLIIAGTHGDETAAVVALSCALRTLFSGQRRHHVILAVNPDGCQLGLRANANGVDLNRNFPASNWQPGKTVYRWNSTADERDVELSTGETAGSEPETKALCTLIEKLNPHWVVSFHEPLACIEDPHHSELGRWLAQQCELPLVSSIGYDTPGSFGSWCADRSLHCITAELPPISADAASECYLKAMVALLSQQF is encoded by the coding sequence ATGGAAAACCCGATCATTCCTCTTCAGGCGCGCCAGCAACGAGGCAATTTACCTTCGCTGGGCGAACCGTATGGGAAATCGCTGCTGGGCGCACCGCTGCTGTATTTCCCAGCCGAATTAGCTCCCTCAGAGAGCGGGCTGATTATTGCCGGAACACACGGCGATGAAACCGCAGCAGTCGTGGCGCTTTCCTGCGCGCTGCGTACCCTTTTTTCAGGCCAGCGCCGCCATCACGTGATTCTTGCGGTGAACCCGGATGGCTGTCAGTTGGGCCTGCGTGCCAACGCTAACGGTGTCGATCTCAATCGCAATTTCCCGGCCAGTAACTGGCAACCGGGGAAGACGGTCTACCGCTGGAATAGCACCGCAGATGAACGCGATGTCGAGCTATCCACGGGCGAAACCGCAGGTTCGGAGCCAGAAACAAAAGCCCTTTGCACGCTGATTGAGAAACTTAATCCTCACTGGGTTGTCTCTTTTCATGAGCCACTCGCGTGTATTGAAGATCCACATCATTCCGAACTCGGTCGCTGGTTGGCGCAGCAGTGCGAACTGCCGTTAGTATCGAGTATCGGTTATGACACGCCTGGCTCTTTCGGAAGTTGGTGCGCCGATCGTTCGCTTCATTGCATTACCGCTGAGCTTCCACCAATCTCGGCAGATGCCGCCAGCGAATGCTACCTGAAAGCGATGGTGGCGTTGCTAAGCCAGCAATTTTAA
- the tpx gene encoding thiol peroxidase: MSQNVHFQGNPVPVAGSFPAKGSKAPAFTLVAKDLSDTPLSNYAGKRKILNIFPSIDTGVCAASVRKFNQLGSELDNTVVLCISSDLPFAQSRFCGAEGLNNVVVLSTLRGGEFKESYGVAIADGALKGLTARAVVVLDENDNVLHSELVNEITTEPDYDAALAVLK; encoded by the coding sequence ATGTCACAGAACGTACATTTTCAAGGCAATCCTGTGCCAGTAGCAGGGTCATTCCCAGCCAAAGGAAGCAAAGCCCCAGCATTTACTCTGGTGGCTAAAGATCTGTCCGATACCCCGCTGAGCAACTATGCTGGCAAGCGCAAAATCCTGAACATTTTCCCAAGCATCGATACCGGTGTTTGTGCCGCGTCCGTGCGCAAATTCAACCAACTGGGTTCTGAACTGGATAACACCGTTGTTCTGTGTATCTCTTCCGATCTGCCGTTCGCGCAGTCCCGTTTTTGCGGTGCGGAAGGCCTGAACAACGTCGTTGTGCTGTCTACCCTGCGTGGCGGTGAGTTCAAAGAAAGCTACGGTGTGGCGATTGCCGATGGCGCACTAAAAGGTCTGACTGCTCGTGCGGTTGTTGTACTGGATGAAAACGACAACGTTCTGCATAGTGAACTGGTGAACGAAATCACCACTGAACCAGACTACGACGCAGCACTGGCTGTACTGAAATAA
- the tyrR gene encoding transcriptional regulator TyrR, with the protein MHLEVICEDRIGMVRELLDLLASRNIDLRGIEIASIGRIYLNFATLDFDDFRLLMTEIRRIDSVSDVRTVAFMPSEREHRALNALLESMPEPVFSLDMKGKLELFNPAALALFEQSAETISDLTIGSMIPGFNFASWLEKSSAVVAERVVIRGQDFLLEMTPVRLEDDAGKVATAGALVMLKSTARMGRQLQNLAVNDEHEFDHIVAVSPKMRQVIEQARKLAMLDAPLLIVGDTGTGKDMLARACHLRGPRGKNPFLALNCAALPDDVMESELFGHAPGAYLNAQEGKKGFFEQANGGSVLLDEVGEMSAQMQTKLLRFLNDGTFRRVGEDHEVHVDVRVICATKKNLLELVQRGEFREDLYYRLNVLSLTLPPLRERPADIMPLAELFVARFADEQGIPRPKLAADVEHFLPQYGWPGNVRQLRNTIYRALTRLEGNELHMQDIDLPAFSIDAPQDETLLDGSLDDINKRFERSVLTRLYQSYPSTRKLAKRLGVSHTAIANKLREYGLSQRKSAGDDEE; encoded by the coding sequence ATGCATCTGGAAGTGATTTGTGAAGACCGCATTGGTATGGTCCGTGAACTGTTGGATCTACTTGCGTCACGCAATATTGATTTACGCGGCATTGAAATTGCGTCTATTGGTCGTATCTACCTCAATTTTGCCACTCTCGATTTTGATGATTTCCGTCTGCTGATGACGGAAATCCGCCGTATTGACAGCGTCAGCGATGTGCGTACCGTGGCGTTCATGCCGTCTGAGCGCGAGCATCGGGCGTTGAATGCGCTGCTGGAATCGATGCCTGAACCCGTATTCTCGCTGGATATGAAAGGAAAACTGGAGCTGTTTAACCCCGCGGCGCTGGCGCTGTTTGAACAATCGGCAGAGACCATCAGCGACTTGACGATTGGCAGCATGATCCCCGGTTTCAATTTCGCCAGTTGGCTGGAGAAGAGCAGCGCCGTCGTGGCGGAGCGTGTAGTGATTCGCGGTCAGGATTTCTTGCTGGAAATGACGCCCGTCCGTCTGGAAGATGATGCCGGTAAAGTGGCAACGGCGGGCGCGCTGGTGATGCTGAAATCGACTGCTCGCATGGGCCGCCAGTTGCAGAACCTCGCCGTGAATGATGAACATGAGTTCGATCATATCGTGGCTGTTAGCCCGAAAATGCGTCAGGTGATTGAGCAGGCGCGCAAATTAGCGATGCTGGACGCGCCGCTGCTGATTGTGGGCGATACGGGGACGGGGAAGGATATGCTGGCGCGAGCCTGCCACCTGCGCGGGCCGCGTGGCAAAAATCCTTTCCTGGCGCTGAACTGCGCGGCGTTACCCGATGACGTGATGGAGAGCGAGCTGTTCGGCCATGCGCCCGGCGCGTATCTCAACGCGCAGGAAGGCAAAAAAGGCTTCTTCGAACAAGCTAACGGCGGTTCGGTTCTGCTGGATGAAGTCGGTGAAATGTCGGCACAGATGCAGACTAAATTGCTGCGTTTCCTGAATGACGGGACATTCCGCCGCGTCGGTGAAGATCATGAAGTCCATGTCGACGTGCGGGTGATTTGCGCGACCAAGAAAAACCTGTTGGAGCTGGTGCAGCGCGGTGAGTTCCGGGAAGATCTTTATTATCGCCTCAATGTACTCTCGCTGACGTTACCGCCGCTGCGCGAGCGTCCGGCGGATATTATGCCGCTGGCCGAGCTGTTCGTGGCGCGCTTTGCCGACGAACAGGGGATTCCTCGCCCCAAACTGGCCGCAGATGTGGAGCATTTCCTGCCGCAGTACGGCTGGCCGGGTAACGTTAGGCAGCTACGAAATACCATTTATCGCGCACTGACGCGGTTGGAAGGTAACGAACTGCATATGCAGGACATCGATCTCCCGGCGTTTTCGATTGATGCCCCGCAAGATGAAACCCTGCTTGATGGCTCGCTGGACGACATCAACAAACGCTTCGAGCGTTCTGTGCTGACCCGCCTTTATCAATCTTATCCAAGCACACGTAAACTGGCGAAACGGTTAGGCGTATCGCACACGGCGATAGCCAACAAACTGCGGGAATATGGACTCAGCCAACGCAAATCGGCAGGGGATGACGAAGAGTAA
- a CDS encoding M20/M25/M40 family metallo-hydrolase codes for MIPGKKLTLAALSLSAAMLCLPASAQLVLAPADAERYAQHSFPEYLELLTLPNDAAVPADIQRNADWLEKAFQRRGFTTQQLANGDKPLVYAELGTPKADRKTILFYMHFDGQPVNPSEWQTPPWQPVLKEKDAAGKWQTLPESRLLKGDINPEWRLFARASADDKGPIVMFLAAMDAMKDKGVEPAVNIKVLLDSEEEKGSPGLTKVMADNLTLLKSDGMVIYDGAMPSSNRPGINFGNRGSIQIDMTVFGANAAAHSGGYGNVIPNPVQNLATLLASMKDADGKVTIPGYYDRVTLSESDKKQVAETAPPAGSLEKRFGVAQLEKVASNAAEAVQYPSLDILGIKAGDTGKKASNAIPSTATASVNIRTVPETPPDDMYALLRQYIASKGFHIIAGEAPTQAEREQYPHLISLSLTAYPSSAYAARTEIDSPLGHWAVATTTAPRGIAPEKNRMMGGTLPMSGAVSVLKVPYVIVPLVNADNNQHSFDENLRLGNYLEGIRTIVAMATTPLS; via the coding sequence ATGATTCCCGGTAAAAAATTGACGCTGGCAGCACTGTCGCTGTCGGCAGCCATGCTCTGCTTACCTGCCAGCGCACAGCTGGTACTGGCACCCGCCGATGCGGAACGTTACGCGCAACACAGCTTCCCTGAATATCTCGAACTACTCACATTGCCAAATGATGCTGCCGTGCCTGCGGATATCCAGCGTAATGCCGATTGGCTGGAAAAGGCTTTTCAGAGGCGTGGCTTCACCACGCAACAGCTGGCAAATGGTGATAAGCCGCTGGTCTATGCTGAGCTGGGCACGCCAAAAGCCGATCGTAAAACCATCTTGTTCTACATGCATTTTGACGGACAGCCTGTGAATCCGTCCGAGTGGCAAACGCCACCGTGGCAGCCCGTGCTGAAAGAAAAAGACGCTGCGGGTAAATGGCAGACGCTGCCTGAGTCACGCCTTCTGAAAGGGGATATCAATCCAGAATGGCGCCTCTTCGCCCGGGCATCGGCCGATGATAAAGGGCCGATCGTGATGTTTCTTGCCGCCATGGACGCAATGAAAGATAAAGGCGTTGAGCCTGCGGTCAACATCAAAGTGCTGCTGGATTCTGAAGAGGAAAAAGGTTCGCCCGGCCTGACAAAGGTCATGGCCGACAATCTGACGTTGCTGAAAAGTGATGGTATGGTGATTTATGACGGTGCAATGCCGTCCAGCAATCGCCCTGGCATCAACTTTGGCAATCGTGGGTCAATCCAGATCGATATGACGGTTTTCGGTGCGAACGCGGCGGCGCACAGCGGTGGTTATGGCAATGTCATTCCCAATCCGGTGCAAAATTTGGCCACGCTGTTGGCTAGCATGAAAGATGCGGACGGTAAGGTCACGATTCCCGGTTACTATGACCGCGTCACGCTTAGCGAGAGCGATAAAAAACAAGTCGCAGAGACCGCACCGCCCGCGGGTTCGCTGGAGAAACGCTTTGGTGTTGCTCAGTTAGAGAAGGTCGCGAGCAATGCGGCAGAGGCGGTGCAATATCCTTCGCTGGATATTCTCGGCATTAAAGCGGGCGACACGGGCAAAAAGGCTTCGAACGCCATTCCGTCAACTGCGACGGCCAGCGTGAATATTCGCACCGTGCCGGAGACGCCGCCGGATGATATGTATGCGCTGTTACGCCAGTATATCGCCAGCAAAGGCTTTCATATCATTGCCGGTGAAGCGCCTACGCAGGCCGAACGCGAGCAGTATCCGCATCTGATTTCCCTTAGCCTGACGGCCTATCCGAGCAGCGCCTATGCGGCCAGAACCGAGATCGATTCCCCGCTGGGTCACTGGGCGGTTGCGACTACAACCGCACCGCGCGGCATCGCACCGGAGAAGAATCGTATGATGGGTGGGACGCTGCCGATGAGCGGCGCGGTCAGCGTATTGAAAGTGCCTTACGTCATCGTTCCCCTGGTGAACGCCGATAATAATCAGCATAGTTTTGATGAGAATTTACGCCTCGGTAACTATCTGGAAGGCATTCGAACCATTGTGGCGATGGCGACGACGCCACTGTCTTAA